From Primulina tabacum isolate GXHZ01 chromosome 2, ASM2559414v2, whole genome shotgun sequence, one genomic window encodes:
- the LOC142522383 gene encoding hypothetical protein At1g04090-like isoform X1, with the protein MLGCKCLYWSRGADYKRPEPETFALPGPVPEWSQGSGFGAAMIKLGELEVCQITKFEYIWSCNMSLDGKQGVSFYKPIYLPNGFFCLGHYCQSNERPLRGFVLVARVAAKIELHGSSSLNSYYLPPLLNPVDYSLMWCSESGNYDDFNGCGYFWLPQPPEGYKALGFLVTNKSEKPDLEEVKCVRADLTDGCEAYRLIVNTHSKFSRAPFVVLSMRPLHRGIYGRGVSVGTFYCSSYWSLEEELNIACLKNLDPSLHAMPNIDHIHSLVRHYGPTVFFHPDEVYLPSSVSWFFRNGALLFSSHNSGGEAIDIEGSNLPCGETNDGKYWIDFTSDTLRENVKHGNLESAKLYIHVKPALGGTFTDIVMWVFCPFNGPATLKLGMMNVALSKIGQHVGDWEHFTLRISNFTGELWSIYFSQHSGGKWVDASDLEFIEGNKAIIYSSKSGHASFPHPGNHMQGSTKLGIGLRNDAAFSNHYIDSSKDYEIIAAEYLGDEVVKEPFWLQYMREWGPTIVYDSRTELDKIIKILPVTVRYSVESIFNKLPLELYGEEGPTGPKEKNNWIGDERC; encoded by the exons ATGCTGGGATGCAAATGCTTATATTGGAGCAGAGGCGCCGATTACAAACGACCGGAGCCAGAAACTTTCGCACTGCCTGGTCCGGTTCCCGAATGGTCCCAAG GTTCCGGATTTGGCGCAGCAATGATTAAATTAGGAGAATTAGAAGTTTGCCAAATAACAAAGTTTGAGTATATATGGAGTTGCAATATGTCTTTGGATGGAAAACAAGGTGTTAGCTTCTATAAACCAATTTATTTGCCAAATGGATTTTTCTGTCTTGGTCACTACTGCCAATCAAATGAAAGGCCTCTAAGAGGGTTTGTCCTTGTAGCTCGTGTAGCAGCTAAGATTGAATTACATGGCAGTAGCAGTCTTAATTCGTACTATTTGCCTCCACTATTGAATCCCGTGGATTATTCATTGATGTGGTGTTCTGAGAGTGGAAATTATGATGACTTTAATGGATGTGGATACTTCTGGTTACCCCAACCGCCTGAGGGTTATAAAGCATTAGGCTTTTTGGTGACCAACAAGTCAGAGAAGCCAGATTTGGAGGAGGTCAAATGTGTTCGTGCTGACTTAACGGATGGGTGTGAAGCTTATCGCTTGATAGTCAACACCCACTCTAAGTTTTCGAGAGCACCATTTGTAGTTTTGAGCATGAGACCTCTTCATCGGGGAATATACGGGAGAGGCGTGTCTGTGGGTACTTTTTACTGCAGTAGCTACTGGAGTCTAGAAGAAGAATTAAATATTGCGTGTTTGAAAAATTTAGATCCGAGTCTACATGCGATGCCGAATATCGATCATATTCACTCTCTTGTCCGGCACTATGGTCCCACAGTCTTCTTCCATCCTGATGAGGTGTATCTGCCATCTTCTGTTTCATGGTTCTTCAGAAATGGAGCACTGTTGTTCAGTAGCCATAACTCTGGGGGTGAAGCCATTGATATTGAAGGTTCCAATCTTCCCTGTGGAGAGACAAATGATGGGAAGTATTGGATAGATTTTACTTCTGATACTCTAAGAGAGAATGTCAAGCATGGGAACCTGGAAAGTGCAAAACTTTACATACATGTAAAACCGGCTTTAGGCGGGACTTTCACAGATATTGTGATGTGGGTTTTTTGTCCCTTCAATGGACCAGCCACACTGAAGCTGGGGATGATGAATGTAGCTCTTAGCAAGATTGGGCAGCATGTAGGTGACTGGGAACACTTCACTCTTCGAATAAGCAACTTCACTGGAGAACTTTGGAGCATCTATTTTTCGCAACATAGTGGTGGAAAATGGGTGGACGCCTCCGATTTGGAGTTCATTGAGGGAAACAAAGCCATCATTTATTCATCAAAAAGTGGCCATGCTAGCTTTCCTCATCCGGGAAACCATATGCAGGGTTCAACAAAACTTGGGATTGGATTGAGAAATGATGCTGCTTTCAGTAATCATTACATCGATTCAAGCAAGGATTATGAAATTATTGCGGCTGAATATCTTGGAGATGAAGTGGTCAAGGAACCATTTTGGCTACAATATATGAGAGAGTGGGGCCCAACCATTGTCTATGATTCAAGAACCGAGCTGGacaaaatcatcaaaatattgcCTGTCACGGTTCGATATTCTGTGGAGAGCATCTTTAACAAGTTACCATTGGAGTTGTATGGAGAGGAAGGCCCCACAGGGCCAAAGGAGAAGAACAATTGGATTGGAGATGAAAGATGTTAG
- the LOC142522383 gene encoding hypothetical protein At1g04090-like isoform X2, giving the protein MIKLGELEVCQITKFEYIWSCNMSLDGKQGVSFYKPIYLPNGFFCLGHYCQSNERPLRGFVLVARVAAKIELHGSSSLNSYYLPPLLNPVDYSLMWCSESGNYDDFNGCGYFWLPQPPEGYKALGFLVTNKSEKPDLEEVKCVRADLTDGCEAYRLIVNTHSKFSRAPFVVLSMRPLHRGIYGRGVSVGTFYCSSYWSLEEELNIACLKNLDPSLHAMPNIDHIHSLVRHYGPTVFFHPDEVYLPSSVSWFFRNGALLFSSHNSGGEAIDIEGSNLPCGETNDGKYWIDFTSDTLRENVKHGNLESAKLYIHVKPALGGTFTDIVMWVFCPFNGPATLKLGMMNVALSKIGQHVGDWEHFTLRISNFTGELWSIYFSQHSGGKWVDASDLEFIEGNKAIIYSSKSGHASFPHPGNHMQGSTKLGIGLRNDAAFSNHYIDSSKDYEIIAAEYLGDEVVKEPFWLQYMREWGPTIVYDSRTELDKIIKILPVTVRYSVESIFNKLPLELYGEEGPTGPKEKNNWIGDERC; this is encoded by the coding sequence ATGATTAAATTAGGAGAATTAGAAGTTTGCCAAATAACAAAGTTTGAGTATATATGGAGTTGCAATATGTCTTTGGATGGAAAACAAGGTGTTAGCTTCTATAAACCAATTTATTTGCCAAATGGATTTTTCTGTCTTGGTCACTACTGCCAATCAAATGAAAGGCCTCTAAGAGGGTTTGTCCTTGTAGCTCGTGTAGCAGCTAAGATTGAATTACATGGCAGTAGCAGTCTTAATTCGTACTATTTGCCTCCACTATTGAATCCCGTGGATTATTCATTGATGTGGTGTTCTGAGAGTGGAAATTATGATGACTTTAATGGATGTGGATACTTCTGGTTACCCCAACCGCCTGAGGGTTATAAAGCATTAGGCTTTTTGGTGACCAACAAGTCAGAGAAGCCAGATTTGGAGGAGGTCAAATGTGTTCGTGCTGACTTAACGGATGGGTGTGAAGCTTATCGCTTGATAGTCAACACCCACTCTAAGTTTTCGAGAGCACCATTTGTAGTTTTGAGCATGAGACCTCTTCATCGGGGAATATACGGGAGAGGCGTGTCTGTGGGTACTTTTTACTGCAGTAGCTACTGGAGTCTAGAAGAAGAATTAAATATTGCGTGTTTGAAAAATTTAGATCCGAGTCTACATGCGATGCCGAATATCGATCATATTCACTCTCTTGTCCGGCACTATGGTCCCACAGTCTTCTTCCATCCTGATGAGGTGTATCTGCCATCTTCTGTTTCATGGTTCTTCAGAAATGGAGCACTGTTGTTCAGTAGCCATAACTCTGGGGGTGAAGCCATTGATATTGAAGGTTCCAATCTTCCCTGTGGAGAGACAAATGATGGGAAGTATTGGATAGATTTTACTTCTGATACTCTAAGAGAGAATGTCAAGCATGGGAACCTGGAAAGTGCAAAACTTTACATACATGTAAAACCGGCTTTAGGCGGGACTTTCACAGATATTGTGATGTGGGTTTTTTGTCCCTTCAATGGACCAGCCACACTGAAGCTGGGGATGATGAATGTAGCTCTTAGCAAGATTGGGCAGCATGTAGGTGACTGGGAACACTTCACTCTTCGAATAAGCAACTTCACTGGAGAACTTTGGAGCATCTATTTTTCGCAACATAGTGGTGGAAAATGGGTGGACGCCTCCGATTTGGAGTTCATTGAGGGAAACAAAGCCATCATTTATTCATCAAAAAGTGGCCATGCTAGCTTTCCTCATCCGGGAAACCATATGCAGGGTTCAACAAAACTTGGGATTGGATTGAGAAATGATGCTGCTTTCAGTAATCATTACATCGATTCAAGCAAGGATTATGAAATTATTGCGGCTGAATATCTTGGAGATGAAGTGGTCAAGGAACCATTTTGGCTACAATATATGAGAGAGTGGGGCCCAACCATTGTCTATGATTCAAGAACCGAGCTGGacaaaatcatcaaaatattgcCTGTCACGGTTCGATATTCTGTGGAGAGCATCTTTAACAAGTTACCATTGGAGTTGTATGGAGAGGAAGGCCCCACAGGGCCAAAGGAGAAGAACAATTGGATTGGAGATGAAAGATGTTAG
- the LOC142522400 gene encoding uncharacterized protein LOC142522400, giving the protein MAKEKKFCWGSALVGATAAAFAALAMTAKPRDPTFHLISIDLTSFKLNFPVLDAETILTIHVTNPNVVSIKYSDTTMSIFYAGSLLGSAPIQAGSQPPRSCQLLRLPARLSGLQLAQHGKKFLLDVGQREMVLDSTVDIKGAAKVMWWNHKFKVHVDSHVIVDPVFLDVIDQENKSHLEIFVKS; this is encoded by the coding sequence ATGGCCAAAGAGAAGAAGTTCTGCTGGGGCTCCGCACTGGTGGGGGCGACTGCCGCCGCCTTCGCCGCGCTGGCAATGACGGCGAAGCCTCGCGACCCCACTTTCCACCTCATCTCCATCGATCTCACCTCCTTCAAGCTCAATTTCCCAGTCCTCGACGCCGAGACCATCCTCACCATTCACGTCACGAACCCCAACGTCGTCTCCATCAAATACTCCGACACCACCATGTCCATATTCTACGCCGGTTCCCTCCTCGGCTCGGCTCCCATCCAGGCCGGCTCGCAGCCTCCTCGCTCCTGCCAGCTGCTCCGCCTCCCAGCTCGTCTGAGCGGCCTGCAGCTGGCTCAACACGGCAAGAAGTTCTTATTGGACGTGGGTCAACGGGAGATGGTGCTGGACTCCACGGTGGACATTAAAGGCGCCGCTAAGGTGATGTGGTGGAACCACAAGTTCAAGGTGCACGTGGACAGTCACGTGATCGTTGATCCTGTGTTTCTTGATGTAATAGATCAGGAAAACAAATCACATCTAGAGATCTTTGTGAAGTCGTGA
- the LOC142537206 gene encoding uncharacterized protein LOC142537206 yields the protein MGNCWSSALVATVAVAVAALVMAAKPRDPTFNLISIKLTSFKLKFPVLDAEAILTVEVTNPNVVPINYSDTTMSIFYDGNLLGSAPIDAGSQPARSSQQLHLPARLSGLKLAKHGKRFMSDVGKREMVLDSTVDICGAAKVLWWDHKFKVHVDSHVIVDPVFLDVIDQDNKSQLDVFVGS from the coding sequence ATGGGCAACTGCTGGAGCTCCGCCCTAGTGGCTACCGTCGCCGTGGCAGTGGCTGCGCTGGTAATGGCTGCAAAGCCTCGTGACCCCACTTTCAACCTCATCTCCATCAAGCTAACCTCTTTCAAGCTCAAGTTCCCGGTCCTGGACGCCGAGGCGATTCTCACTGTTGAAGTCACCAATCCCAACGTCGTACCCATCAACTACTCCGACACCACCATGTCCATATTCTACGACGGTAACCTCCTCGGCTCGGCTCCCATCGACGCCGGCTCGCAGCCGGCTCGCTCCAGCCAGCAGCTCCACCTCCCGGCTCGGCTGAGCGGGCTCAAGCTGGCAAAACACGGGAAGAGATTCATGTCAGATGTGGGTAAGCGGGAGATGGTTCTGGACTCGACGGTGGACATATGCGGAGCGGCGAAGGTGCTGTGGTGGGACCACAAGTTCAAGGTGCACGTGGACAGTCACGTGATCGTTGATCCTGTGTTTCTTGATGTAATCGACCAGGATAACAAATCCCAGTTAGATGTCTTTGTGGGGTCTTAA